Part of the Triticum urartu cultivar G1812 chromosome 2, Tu2.1, whole genome shotgun sequence genome, TTCGCCGACGTCCATCAACGGCCTCTTCTGTCTCCTTTCGCTTCTCCTCCTTGGCCATCGACCGCTGGACGTGACTCGTGAGGCGATTCGACGGCCACCAGCCCAACTGTTGCGCGCGTCCGGCTGACTTCCGGGAACGTACGCACGCATGCATCAGTTCGCGGGAAGCCGTGGGACGGACGGATGGACGGGCCTGGGCGAGATCGTTCGTTGGGTCGACGTGGCGTGCAAGGCAGAAAACGGTGACGGATGATGTGATGCGGAAATAGCTGACCTGTAGCCACGGAAGAATTGATGGGAGCGGCCGGCAGCCACGGAGACGTTTGATGATGAGATGTTTCTTTGCTGCACGTTTTCCGTTAAGGAAAAAAAGGAGAGCTTTCAGAGCGCACAGTGCAGCGAGGAAGCCCGTAACGAGGCATCAGTCCTTGTCGTCTTCACGGTGTTTTAACTCCCGTCGACTTCTCTCCCGCCGAGAGAGAAAATACTGTCCATTTCAGTTTTAGCCGAATGTTGTGATCTTTTATTCCGAGACAGGAGCATGCCGTCGGCAAACTGGACCCTCCCAACGGATGTCAATTTTCGGATACTAACTGAATCGTTATCGGCTCACGAAGCCTCTCCACACACGGGCAACTCTTCTTATTACTTCCTGCCTAGCTAGTATCCTCCTCTACTTATGGTCTTTCTTTTAAGTTTCCTAAATGGGTTCAAAACATAAAATAAGAGCTCTAAAGTGCTTTCCAAAGTGGAGTAGCATCTCTGGAGCAATAGTTTTTTCCCCACGACTTCCACGAATGTGATCCTATGGTCAAAATTTTGCAAGCACTCAAAACATTTCCTATTGTATGCCATATTTTTTTTCCAGATTTTTATGAATTATTTTCATATATTTTCTGATTTTACTGTTCATACACTGCTAATTTTCTTGAGGCaatttgttttcctttttttaaGAGGATCTTGCGTCAATCTGCTTTTTTTAGACAACTGTGGCAATCTGCTGCTCTTTTTTTTATAGCAAAATCAGCTCTTTTTTTGAGACAATGGAAAAATCAGCTTTTTTTTAGGGAAATGGCAAAATCAGCTGTTCCTTTGTCCCCTTCGACGTGAGGCCCACACAGCAAATGGAAATGCAGCCTCAAACAGCAGGCTGGCTAAAGACGAGCCATCCAGAGCCCATAACCCCGCTAACGGCCCACATACAGAAACAAAATGGAGGGAAAACTTCAGAAGCGAGGGAAAAACTCTTTCCCGTCCCCCAAACGCGCGCGCCACGCCGACGGAAACCCTGGTCGCGCGAAGCCGGCAATGGTGGAACCacgcgccggcgccggcgccgccgcAGCCCCCTCCCCCGCCGCGACCGTCGCACCCCCCTCCCCCAACCAGGTCCGCCCTCCTCGCCCGCCCTCCTGGTACCACTCGATGGACTCGCCGCCACCGGTTCCGTTGAAATCTCTGCGTTTTGACCTCGCAGGGCACCACCGCCGGCGCGAGGAAGCGGAAGGCCCCGGCGACGGAGAAGGTTCCGAGGAAGCCCCGCAAGCGGCAGGTCTGTACTTCACTGTACCCATCACCCGCCTCCCCGCGGCAATCTTGCTTGGTAGTCTGACTCGTCTGAATATTGTGGCATTGCTTGGTACTCTGATTCGTCTGAATGTCGTGGCATTGCTTGGTAGTCTGATTCGTCTGAATGTCGTGGCATTGCTTGGTAGTCTGATTCGTCTGAATGTTGGTAGGTTGAAGAACCGATTCAGATCCCTGTGTACTACGGGTGCAGAAAAGGTGATTTTTCAAGCGTGCACGGCGATGATTTAGTTCAAGATTGCCCAGCCATTTATGCAGAAAACATATGTGCGCACATAATCGGCGAGCTGCCGCTGCAGCCACAGTCGATGTCACTGGTGGATCTACAGCTCTGGGTCTTCAAGCTGTTCAGGCTCCATCCAGAAACACAAGATCTCCATATTAAGGGGTTCCTCAAACAGCGCAAGAATGACCCGTATgacgaagaggatccggactggTATTTGGAGTACTACCAGTGGGACACCCATGAATTTTATTCCGACAAATACTGGAGATCCTTTGCCAACAAATTGAAGAAAAAGAGAAATGTGACGCAGAAGTTCATGTTGTACGTGGAATCCTCTGAGATCAGGCACTATGACATATTGCGCAAAGCCATAGGTGATGGTTACTCTCAACAGCTGCCGCTTGTGTTGCCTGGGACAGAAAGCCTGACAAGGTGTGAATTCAGCTTCCGGTACCTTAAGGAACACCTGGCAGTTACTGCTGAGGAAATGGCAGTTTATCTCACTGGTCACAATGGCGAGCATGTTACTCCCGCCGAggcgtggagggcaagacagatgGCTCTGGAGAAGGAATTCGGTACCTTTTATGATTCATACAACTTTGCCCCGAGGTTACTCAAGGAAATAGCACGTAAAAACCCTGGTGGTTTTGTAGACATCAAGGATGCAGAGGTTTCAGGGTGTAAGGATTTTCGAGTCCTCCACCGTATATTTTGGGCGTTTGGACAATGCTTACAGGCCTTCGGTGCCTGTCGCCCTGTGCTGTGCATTAAAGGCGCACCCCTATGCGGGAAATATCAAGGGGTGCTGTTGACAGCTGTAGCATTAGATGCTAATGATTTCTCCATTCCAGTAGCATTTGCCATCGTCGAGTGCGAGACAAAGGAAAGCTGGCTGTGGTTTCTTAGGAATCTGGAGCGAGCAGTGGTTGATCAAGCTGATGTCTGCATTATACACGACTACAAAAAGGAGTTGATCGACGCTGTGGAGGATCTTCTGAATTCCCGTCGACGACAAGGGCTGAAAGCAGAAAGCCGGTGGTGCATGGAACACCTTGCTGAAAACTTCTATGCATATTTTGGCGACAAGAACCTGGTGATGATGTTCAAGAAACTTTGTCAACAGAAGCGACAACATACGTTTGATAAACTCTGGAAGGAGCTCGACGAGTTGACATCCAAATATATGACAGAGAAAGAATTTGGTGCTAGTGAGGAAGTGCAGCAGGGGTCAGTCAAGCATGATGAGGCAGAGCTTCAGGAGCAAAACCCATCCAGCCATACTGATTCAGTGGAGGATGGGAAGGAAGGAGATCATGCCGGTGACAGCAAGGGAAAGATAACAAAGTTCTCTGATTGGATTCGTCTGAAACCAATGGAGAAGTGGTCACTGGTGCATGATAGCAATGGAGCAAGATATGGCATCATGGGCACTGATATAACGGATGTATATAAGAACGATCCTGTATTGAAAGGTATAACTTGCCTTCCACTAAGTGCGATGGTGGAGGTGACATTCCTGCGCTTGGAAGAGTATTTCAAAAACACAAGTGCCGCAGCAAACAAAGCAATCGGCAACCCATCAGTCAGCTTCCCGGAACGTGTCCAGGATGACATGAACTCCAAAATGCAGAAAGCCGAGATGCATCAAGTTCTTGGGGGTGAAGAAGCTCTGAAATTTACGGTGAAGTCGGGGCAGAGGCAGGTTACCGTGAACTTGAAGTCGGAATATACCCACAACATGGATAAGTCTAAAGGATCCACAGCTCGAAAAACTGCTACCTGTTCATGCAACAAGCCGCAGCTGCTTCACAAGCCTTGCTCTCATGTCATTGCCGTCTGTTGTCATATTGGGGTTAGCACTGCTGAATACATGTCCCCATACTACAGCCTGACTTGTCTAGGCAGGACCTGGAGTAAAAAATTCAATGAGTTCTCACGCAACTACAGAAAGAATTTGCCACGCTACTACAGAGATATTAGACCATTCGAGCGTGAAACACCAACTTGGATCCCAGACAAAAGATTGGAGTGTGGTTTTCCTGTTTATCTGTTGTCGGACTGCGCACAAACTGCCGTTGTCGTTGAAGAGCAACAGTGCACAACTGAAGATGAATCAGTTGCAGACAATGAAGCAACAAAGGCACGCTCAGAAGAATCAAGAACCTAGCCAAGTTTGAGTTTCTTTTATCATCTGTGAAACTCCAGGCTGTTCATATTTTGGACCCTTAATATGTGGTGGCTGCTGTGCTTTAAGTTATCCCATGTAAACTCTGAACCTCTAGTATTATTTGCAGTACTTTCCATGCTGTCCTGAAAACTGAAGTTTATGTTTCTGTTACAGTTTGTTACTGAATTTCTTGGCTGGTTTATATTTTCTTGAAGCTCTTGTATGCCAAAATGCTAAATCATCCCAGAAGCCATTACTTGGCTGACGGCGTTTCAGGGAATAACATGCATACCAGTTCAGTTGAGAAAATCGTTGTCAGTAGAAGCAGATTCCAGTTATCTTACGTACGAGTATATATAACAAGCACACATACATGCACTCATAATTAACCAACTGCACAGTAGCAAAGCTTGATCGATTCTCCTGATTTTAGTACACACATTATTCTGCATAATTTGCCATGTCGAAGTTGAAACTAGAGCACACGACTCAAGGTGGTACTAGAGTGCCCACTAGGTGGTACTAAAGTTGAAACCGAGCTAGTTACCAGGCAGAGATCTTCATGCCGAGGTCTTTCTGCGCGAACGCGACGAGATTCTCAATCTCGGCGTCTTCAATGTAGCCGCTCTTGTCCCTGTCGGCGTGGCGGAGGGCTCGGCCAGCCCTGAGGGTGGCGAACCAGCAGCCCCGGCGGCGGATGGCCTGGCGGAGCTCCGCCTTGCTGATCCGGCCGTCGCCGTCCACGTCGAACTGCTTCAGCCACTCCTTGAATTGCTCCAGCGTGGTCCCTCCCGGCCAGAGGAGCCACCTCCGCGCTGCCATGGCCGGCGGTGCTTGCAGGCTCAGAGTCAGCTAGTCCTTGACGACTGTGCTAGGCAGGTGCATCGATCATGGATGGTTCGAAGCCTCTCGCGGCTGCAGCTCCTTTTATAGTTGGATCG contains:
- the LOC125541234 gene encoding uncharacterized protein LOC125541234, producing the protein MVEPRAGAGAAAAPSPAATVAPPSPNQGTTAGARKRKAPATEKVPRKPRKRQVEEPIQIPVYYGCRKGDFSSVHGDDLVQDCPAIYAENICAHIIGELPLQPQSMSLVDLQLWVFKLFRLHPETQDLHIKGFLKQRKNDPYDEEDPDWYLEYYQWDTHEFYSDKYWRSFANKLKKKRNVTQKFMLYVESSEIRHYDILRKAIGDGYSQQLPLVLPGTESLTRCEFSFRYLKEHLAVTAEEMAVYLTGHNGEHVTPAEAWRARQMALEKEFGTFYDSYNFAPRLLKEIARKNPGGFVDIKDAEVSGCKDFRVLHRIFWAFGQCLQAFGACRPVLCIKGAPLCGKYQGVLLTAVALDANDFSIPVAFAIVECETKESWLWFLRNLERAVVDQADVCIIHDYKKELIDAVEDLLNSRRRQGLKAESRWCMEHLAENFYAYFGDKNLVMMFKKLCQQKRQHTFDKLWKELDELTSKYMTEKEFGASEEVQQGSVKHDEAELQEQNPSSHTDSVEDGKEGDHAGDSKGKITKFSDWIRLKPMEKWSLVHDSNGARYGIMGTDITDVYKNDPVLKGITCLPLSAMVEVTFLRLEEYFKNTSAAANKAIGNPSVSFPERVQDDMNSKMQKAEMHQVLGGEEALKFTVKSGQRQVTVNLKSEYTHNMDKSKGSTARKTATCSCNKPQLLHKPCSHVIAVCCHIGVSTAEYMSPYYSLTCLGRTWSKKFNEFSRNYRKNLPRYYRDIRPFERETPTWIPDKRLECGFPVYLLSDCAQTAVVVEEQQCTTEDESVADNEATKARSEESRT
- the LOC125541235 gene encoding probable calcium-binding protein CML27; this translates as MAARRWLLWPGGTTLEQFKEWLKQFDVDGDGRISKAELRQAIRRRGCWFATLRAGRALRHADRDKSGYIEDAEIENLVAFAQKDLGMKISAW